One region of Haloprofundus salilacus genomic DNA includes:
- a CDS encoding ROK family protein encodes MIIANGVIFSMNFAADIVAIDIGSTRVRYGRGTTHGPHDVSAEPTRADELEAQVVEIVERVRTDSPNPITGVSVSTTGLVDTDQGVIREFDTADGRTLHDIDLRVAVENAYGLPLTVKNDCTAAAIGESQFGDGRGYSCVAHVTFGTGIGAGVVEDGRPVTGEHGYATEVGLFPIKADGTLESSGVKGAWEAYCAGRGIPNFAQKVLESDSQPSILRDADELSAPDVFAAAENGDELAMRCLDQIARYNAAGLGALINAYDPGLITLGGSVALHNAEWLLAGIRDHIDDYVLADPPTIELTPLGSDIELYGAIADFSQTESIAPAVESVVD; translated from the coding sequence GTGATTATCGCAAACGGAGTCATCTTCTCTATGAATTTCGCGGCCGATATCGTCGCCATTGACATCGGAAGTACACGGGTTCGCTACGGTCGTGGAACTACCCATGGCCCACACGATGTCTCTGCCGAACCAACGAGAGCCGACGAGTTAGAAGCACAAGTAGTCGAGATCGTTGAGCGAGTTCGGACCGACTCTCCGAATCCCATTACTGGGGTGTCGGTGTCGACGACCGGGCTTGTGGATACAGACCAAGGGGTCATCCGTGAGTTCGACACTGCTGACGGACGGACGCTCCACGATATCGATTTGAGAGTAGCAGTCGAAAACGCCTACGGGCTTCCCTTGACCGTAAAAAACGATTGCACTGCTGCTGCGATTGGTGAATCCCAATTCGGCGATGGTCGTGGCTACTCCTGTGTGGCACACGTAACGTTTGGTACGGGGATTGGAGCAGGCGTCGTTGAGGACGGCCGCCCAGTGACAGGTGAACATGGATATGCGACCGAAGTTGGCCTCTTCCCTATCAAGGCCGATGGCACGCTTGAAAGCTCAGGTGTCAAGGGTGCGTGGGAAGCATACTGTGCTGGCCGAGGAATCCCGAACTTCGCCCAGAAAGTTCTCGAAAGTGATTCACAGCCTTCGATTCTTCGAGATGCAGATGAGTTGTCTGCCCCTGATGTCTTTGCAGCCGCAGAAAACGGAGATGAGCTTGCGATGCGATGTCTCGACCAAATCGCTCGCTATAACGCTGCAGGACTCGGTGCACTCATAAACGCGTATGACCCCGGGCTCATCACGTTGGGTGGATCTGTTGCGTTGCACAACGCCGAGTGGTTGCTTGCTGGGATTCGAGACCACATCGACGACTACGTGCTTGCTGACCCACCAACCATCGAGCTCACGCCTCTTGGTTCCGATATCGAACTGTATGGGGCGATTGCGGACTTCTCACAGACCGAATCGATCGCTCCAGCCGTCGAATCCGTCGTCGATTGA
- a CDS encoding sugar phosphate nucleotidyltransferase, with amino-acid sequence MQAIVLAGGYATRLWPLTKDRPKMLLPVGETTVIDEILADLEGDERVSDVFISTNERFAPTFETHIEESDFEKPQLSVEETVEEDEKFGVVGALTQLIEREGLDENDEGLLVVAGDNLFSFNLSSFVDEFKENEAPTLVAYDVESREKAKAYGLVELDGDRVVNFQEKPEDPKSTLVSIACYAFPADVLSQFDEYLAGDNNPDEPGWFLQWLQARQAVHAFTFSGAWFDIGTAVGYLEAVDWALGGEPLIADDAIVESSHLEGSVQVLSGATVADSTLSRSVVFPEATISNATIHDSVIDTEAEIENLELSKSVIGPYSQITTESTEKRSDDQETEAVTK; translated from the coding sequence ATGCAAGCAATTGTACTCGCAGGAGGGTATGCAACCCGCCTCTGGCCACTTACCAAAGACCGCCCGAAGATGCTCCTTCCCGTCGGTGAAACGACGGTCATCGACGAGATACTCGCTGACCTCGAAGGCGACGAGCGAGTTTCTGATGTCTTCATTAGTACGAACGAACGTTTCGCACCGACCTTCGAGACACATATCGAAGAATCCGACTTCGAGAAACCGCAGCTCTCCGTCGAGGAAACCGTTGAAGAAGACGAGAAGTTCGGTGTCGTCGGCGCACTCACCCAACTGATTGAACGTGAAGGCCTCGACGAAAACGACGAAGGTCTCCTCGTCGTTGCTGGCGACAACCTCTTTAGCTTCAACCTCTCGTCGTTCGTCGACGAATTCAAAGAAAACGAGGCACCGACGCTCGTCGCCTACGATGTCGAGTCCCGAGAGAAGGCGAAAGCGTACGGCCTCGTCGAACTCGACGGTGACCGTGTCGTCAACTTCCAAGAAAAGCCCGAAGATCCAAAGAGTACGCTTGTCTCGATTGCCTGTTATGCCTTCCCCGCAGACGTCCTCTCACAGTTCGACGAGTACCTTGCAGGCGACAACAACCCAGATGAACCTGGTTGGTTCCTTCAGTGGTTGCAGGCTCGCCAAGCCGTCCACGCGTTCACATTCAGTGGTGCGTGGTTCGACATCGGAACAGCAGTCGGGTATCTCGAAGCCGTCGACTGGGCACTTGGCGGCGAACCACTCATCGCCGATGACGCCATAGTCGAATCGTCGCATCTCGAAGGCAGCGTACAGGTGCTTTCTGGCGCGACAGTGGCCGATTCGACCCTCTCGAGGTCGGTTGTGTTCCCGGAGGCTACGATCTCAAATGCGACGATCCACGATTCAGTCATCGATACCGAAGCGGAAATCGAGAACCTCGAATTATCCAAGAGCGTGATCGGGCCCTACTCACAGATCACCACTGAATCAACTGAAAAGAGGTCTGACGACCAAGAGACAGAGGCTGTGACAAAATAG
- the aglF gene encoding UTP--glucose-1-phosphate uridylyltransferase AglF: protein MKAVVLAAGKGTRLKPLTDDKPKGLVEVDGEPILTHCFEKLAHLGADEFIVVVGHNKEQIISYYGDEVQGVPIKYAHQREQKGLAHALLTVEEHIDDDFVLMLGDNIFEANLGDVMRRQQEQRADAAFLVEEVPYEEASRYGVCNTNDYGEITEVIEKPDEPPTNLVMTGFYTFSPEIFHACHLVQPSDRGEYEITDAINLLLQSGRTIDALRIDGWRVDVGYPEDRDEAERRLQEEAALAD from the coding sequence ATGAAGGCAGTCGTCCTCGCAGCAGGCAAAGGAACGAGGCTCAAGCCGCTTACCGATGATAAGCCGAAGGGTCTCGTCGAAGTCGACGGGGAACCTATTCTCACGCACTGTTTCGAGAAACTCGCACACCTCGGGGCAGACGAGTTCATCGTCGTCGTCGGACACAACAAAGAACAGATTATCAGCTACTACGGCGACGAAGTCCAGGGCGTCCCAATCAAGTACGCTCACCAGCGTGAACAGAAAGGATTGGCGCACGCACTCCTCACCGTCGAAGAACACATCGACGACGATTTCGTGTTGATGCTCGGCGACAACATTTTCGAGGCAAACCTCGGAGATGTCATGCGACGACAGCAAGAACAGCGCGCTGACGCCGCGTTCCTCGTCGAAGAAGTACCATATGAGGAAGCAAGCCGCTACGGTGTCTGTAACACAAACGACTACGGTGAGATCACGGAAGTCATCGAGAAGCCAGATGAGCCGCCGACGAACCTCGTGATGACTGGCTTCTACACGTTCTCTCCGGAGATTTTCCACGCCTGCCACCTCGTTCAACCCTCTGACCGTGGCGAATACGAAATCACCGACGCAATCAATCTGCTCTTGCAGAGTGGCCGTACGATTGACGCACTCCGTATCGATGGCTGGCGCGTCGACGTTGGCTATCCGGAAGACCGCGATGAGGCTGAACGCCGTCTGCAGGAAGAAGCCGCACTAGCAGACTAA
- a CDS encoding alpha/beta fold hydrolase — translation MATTPEPDEEKEIATVTSADGTEIAYEWSGSGPPLVLVHGAMFDRSIWELGDVRSSLAEHTTVYAMDRRNHGDSSSSDDCSPDAQIADVVAVVESIDDPVHLLGHSSGANYALWAALRTDNLRSVIPHEPAAPPDEDIRAILKETMAETIALLDKGQNEQALTMVVSDFAKFTPDELNELRSSPVWDAHVDTFHQTLLPELEVAGEFDWWDLTPFEELSTPTLLLVGNESPHKSMAERLHEMMPNSRLANLEGCGHAVHLVSPDRYTDEVLSFINEVD, via the coding sequence ATGGCTACAACCCCAGAGCCGGATGAAGAAAAAGAGATAGCGACAGTTACGTCCGCAGATGGGACTGAAATTGCGTACGAGTGGTCGGGAAGTGGGCCGCCGCTCGTCCTCGTCCACGGGGCTATGTTTGATCGTTCGATATGGGAACTCGGAGACGTCCGTTCTTCGCTCGCAGAACATACTACGGTCTACGCCATGGACCGACGGAATCACGGCGACAGCTCATCTTCTGACGATTGTAGTCCGGACGCACAGATTGCCGACGTGGTCGCAGTCGTCGAGTCGATCGACGACCCAGTCCACCTGCTTGGTCATTCCTCAGGAGCCAACTATGCTTTATGGGCGGCCCTACGAACCGATAATCTCCGTAGCGTAATCCCGCACGAGCCTGCTGCCCCGCCCGACGAGGACATTAGAGCCATTCTCAAAGAGACGATGGCAGAGACTATTGCGTTGTTAGACAAGGGACAGAACGAGCAGGCGCTCACGATGGTCGTCAGCGACTTCGCGAAATTCACGCCGGATGAACTTAACGAGCTTCGCTCATCACCGGTATGGGACGCCCACGTGGATACATTCCATCAAACCCTCCTGCCCGAGTTGGAAGTTGCCGGAGAGTTCGACTGGTGGGATCTCACACCGTTTGAAGAGCTATCCACCCCGACGTTACTGCTCGTCGGGAATGAGAGCCCCCACAAAAGCATGGCCGAACGACTCCACGAAATGATGCCGAACAGTCGGCTCGCTAACTTAGAGGGATGTGGACATGCGGTGCATCTCGTCTCACCAGACCGCTACACCGACGAGGTTCTGTCCTTCATCAACGAAGTAGACTAA